A window of Scyliorhinus canicula unplaced genomic scaffold, sScyCan1.1, whole genome shotgun sequence contains these coding sequences:
- the LOC119960268 gene encoding zinc finger protein 239-like: LETHRRSHTGERPFTCSKCGKGFTQLSALRNHQRVHTGERPFTCSKCGKGFTQSSALSAHQRVHTGERPFTCSECGKGFTKSSHLLSHQRIHTGERPFVCAKCGKGFTQSSNLQKHQRVHTDERPFQCPDCGNCYKSSGELMCHQRFHTDEKPFRCSHCGTGFRHSSQLTVHQRIHTGERPFVCTQCGKGFTQSSVLQNHQRVHTGERPFVCANCGKGYTTSSHLLTHQRGHK; encoded by the coding sequence ctggaaactcatcgacgcagtcacactggggagagaccattcacctgctccaagtgtgggaagggattcactcagttatcggCCCTGcggaatcaccagcgagttcacactggggagagaccatttacctgctccaagtgtgggaagggattcacgcaGTCATCTGCTCTGtctgcacaccagcgagttcacactggggagagaccattcacctgctcagaatgtgggaagggattcactaagtcatcccacctgctgagtcaccagcgaattcacactggggagaggccatttgtctgtgccaagtgtgggaagggattcactcagtcatccaacttaCAGaagcaccagcgggttcacactgatgagagaccgtttcaatgtccagactgcgggaattgctataaaagttctggggaactgatgtgccatcaacgttttcacactgacgagaaaccgtttaggtgctctcactgcgggactgggttcagacactcatctcagctcactgtacatcagcgaattcacactggggagagaccattcgtcTGCacccaatgtgggaagggattcactcagtcatctgttctgcagaatcaccagcgagttcacactggggagagaccattcgtcTGCGCcaattgtgggaagggatacaccacttcatcccacctgctgacacaccaacgaGGACATAAGTAA